A single Vulcanisaeta distributa DSM 14429 DNA region contains:
- a CDS encoding DNA-binding protein — translation MSIDENYGEVSSDQGVGEDELEAIRQRKLQELQKQIEEERKRQELAAQRRAVLRVILTPEARERLDNLRVVKPELVEALEQQLIALAQSGRIRVPITDEDLKKILETIYKQTHREFRIRYR, via the coding sequence ATGTCTATTGATGAAAACTATGGAGAGGTAAGTAGCGACCAGGGAGTGGGTGAGGACGAGCTTGAGGCCATTAGGCAGAGGAAGCTTCAGGAGCTTCAGAAACAAATTGAGGAGGAGAGGAAGAGACAGGAATTAGCTGCCCAGAGGAGGGCCGTACTTAGGGTAATATTAACGCCTGAGGCTAGGGAGAGACTTGATAATCTTAGGGTTGTTAAGCCAGAACTCGTTGAGGCCCTTGAGCAGCAGCTGATTGCCCTGGCTCAGTCGGGTAGGATTAGGGTTCCCATAACCGATGAGGATCTCAAGAAGATACTGGAAACAATTTATAAACAGACCCATAGGGAGTTCAGGATAAGGTATAGGTGA